The Cellulomonas sp. S1-8 genome has a window encoding:
- a CDS encoding PTS sugar transporter subunit IIA, translating to MSTTTPLITADLVAVDLAATDRTQVTRHLVDLLVAAGRVTDADGFAADVAAREAQMATGMPGGIGLPHARSEHVVAPSLAVGKLAQGVDWGAPDGPARLVFLIAAPASGDADHLQILAALARRLVHESFRTSLLEAPDAHTVAEIVTREVVPA from the coding sequence ATGAGCACCACCACCCCGCTCATCACCGCCGACCTGGTCGCCGTCGACCTGGCCGCCACCGACCGCACGCAGGTCACGCGCCACCTGGTCGACCTGCTGGTCGCCGCGGGACGCGTGACCGACGCCGACGGGTTCGCCGCGGACGTCGCCGCGCGCGAGGCCCAGATGGCCACGGGCATGCCCGGCGGCATCGGCCTGCCGCACGCCCGCTCGGAGCACGTCGTCGCGCCGAGCCTCGCCGTCGGCAAGCTCGCCCAGGGCGTCGACTGGGGAGCCCCGGACGGGCCCGCGCGGCTCGTCTTCCTCATCGCGGCGCCCGCGTCGGGTGACGCCGACCACCTGCAGATCCTCGCCGCACTGGCACGGCGCCTCGTGCACGAGTCCTTCCGCACCTCGCTGCTCGAGGCGCCCGACGCGCACACCGTCGCGGAGATCGTCACCCGAGAGGTGGTGCCGGCATGA
- the pfkB gene encoding 1-phosphofructokinase has translation MIVTVTPNPSLDRALDVDRLEVGEVNRARETHVHPGGKGINVARALARHGVAALAVVPAGGADGARLVALLGEHGVPAVAVPVAGDTRTNITLVEADGATTKVNAPGPRLSDAEVDALLAAVEDQLRAAPRVVVAAGSLPAGAGEAFFVRLAGLAGRYGVPVALDTSGAPLARAVRAGGLSIVKPNEDELAELVGRDLRTVGDVTDAAREVIAQGTSAVLVSLGAHGALLVRADGTWWAGGPPLVPLSTVGAGDSTLAGFLAGTGTCADKLRTAVAWGRAAVLLPGTQVPAPAQLDLDAVRVVEGPDPHLALKEL, from the coding sequence ATGATCGTCACCGTCACCCCCAACCCCAGCCTCGACCGCGCGCTGGACGTCGACCGGCTCGAGGTCGGCGAGGTCAACCGGGCGCGCGAGACCCACGTGCACCCCGGGGGCAAGGGCATCAACGTCGCCCGGGCACTCGCCCGGCACGGCGTCGCGGCGCTCGCGGTCGTGCCGGCGGGGGGCGCCGACGGTGCGCGGCTCGTCGCGCTGCTCGGCGAGCACGGCGTGCCGGCCGTCGCGGTCCCCGTCGCGGGTGACACCCGCACCAACATCACGCTCGTCGAGGCCGACGGCGCGACCACCAAGGTCAACGCCCCCGGCCCGCGGCTGTCCGACGCCGAGGTCGACGCGCTGCTCGCGGCCGTCGAGGACCAGCTCAGAGCCGCACCGCGGGTCGTCGTCGCCGCCGGCTCGCTGCCCGCGGGCGCCGGGGAGGCGTTCTTCGTGCGGCTCGCCGGGCTGGCCGGGCGGTACGGGGTGCCCGTCGCGCTCGACACGTCGGGCGCACCGCTGGCCCGTGCCGTGCGCGCCGGCGGGCTGAGCATCGTCAAGCCCAACGAGGACGAGCTCGCCGAGCTCGTGGGTCGCGACCTCCGCACCGTCGGCGACGTCACCGACGCGGCGCGCGAGGTCATCGCGCAGGGCACGTCCGCGGTCCTCGTCAGCCTGGGCGCCCACGGTGCGCTCCTGGTGCGGGCGGACGGCACCTGGTGGGCCGGCGGCCCGCCGCTCGTCCCGCTGTCGACCGTCGGTGCCGGCGACTCGACGCTCGCCGGCTTCCTCGCCGGCACCGGCACGTGTGCCGACAAGCTCCGGACCGCGGTGGCGTGGGGGCGCGCCGCGGTGCTGCTACCGGGAACGCAGGTCCCTGCCCCCGCGCAGCTCGACCTCGACGCCGTCCGTGTCGTCGAGGGACCCGATCCGCACCTCGCACTCAAGGAGCTGTGA
- a CDS encoding DeoR/GlpR family DNA-binding transcription regulator — MYAPERHQQILTRARADGRVDVTGLAVELDVTPETIRRDLTALERHGLVRRVHGGAIPVERLGFEPGIADREGQLSGEKERIAKAALDELPDGGAVILDAGTTTVRLAELLPTDRELVVVTHALPVATVLATRPGTTLHLVGGTVRGRTLAAVGSWALRDLAEIHVDVAFLGANGITAEHGVTTPDLGEAAVKRALVAAARRTVVLADHTKVGRVDLARVAALADIDVLVTDSDVQPELADEIEAAGTRVVRA; from the coding sequence GTGTACGCACCCGAGAGGCACCAGCAGATCCTCACGAGGGCACGGGCCGACGGTCGCGTGGACGTCACCGGGCTCGCGGTCGAGCTCGACGTCACCCCCGAGACGATCCGCCGCGACCTCACCGCTCTCGAGCGCCACGGACTCGTCCGCCGCGTCCACGGCGGTGCCATCCCGGTCGAGCGGCTGGGGTTCGAGCCCGGGATCGCCGACCGGGAGGGCCAGCTGTCCGGCGAGAAGGAGCGCATCGCCAAGGCCGCGCTCGACGAGCTGCCCGACGGCGGCGCCGTCATCCTCGACGCCGGCACCACCACCGTGCGCCTCGCCGAGCTGCTGCCGACCGACCGTGAGCTCGTGGTCGTGACGCACGCGCTGCCCGTCGCGACCGTCCTCGCGACGCGGCCGGGCACCACGCTGCACCTCGTCGGCGGCACCGTGCGCGGCCGCACGCTCGCCGCCGTCGGGTCGTGGGCGCTGCGCGACCTCGCCGAGATCCACGTCGACGTCGCGTTCCTCGGCGCCAACGGCATCACCGCCGAGCACGGCGTCACGACGCCCGACCTCGGCGAGGCCGCCGTCAAGCGCGCACTCGTCGCGGCCGCCCGACGCACCGTCGTGCTGGCCGACCACACCAAGGTCGGGCGCGTCGACCTGGCGCGCGTCGCGGCGCTCGCCGACATCGACGTGCTCGTCACCGACTCCGACGTGCAGCCCGAGCTCGCCGACGAGATCGAGGCCGCCGGCACCCGGGTGGTGCGCGCATGA
- a CDS encoding ABC transporter substrate-binding protein: MLRPLVAATAASLLLAACATGGADDTGDPTATAEAGSDVFPVTLTSTFGETTIEAEPTAVASVNWGNHDVAIALGIVPVGFAKASYGDDDTDGIHPWTYEGLEGLDATGDALPVLFDETDGIPFEAVNNTAPDVVLAAYSGLTEEDWTTLSQIAPTVSFPEFAWGTNWQDMALINGEALGRKAEAQALVDDVLAQIDDALAERPDVEGTTVAYTWIDPADPSTIGVYTPLDARVQLLDDLGMSTAPSVVELAGDTDLFFVDLAAEQADVLADVDILVTYGDETTLATLQADPLIGKIPAVARGSVAVVPDGVPLASATSGPTVLSVPWSLDAYLDLFQAAAEKVG; this comes from the coding sequence GTGTTGCGACCCCTCGTCGCCGCCACCGCCGCCTCCCTCCTGCTCGCCGCCTGCGCCACCGGAGGCGCGGACGACACGGGGGACCCCACGGCCACGGCCGAGGCCGGTTCCGACGTCTTCCCCGTCACGCTGACGAGCACCTTCGGCGAGACCACGATCGAGGCCGAGCCCACCGCCGTCGCCTCGGTCAACTGGGGCAACCACGACGTCGCGATCGCGCTGGGCATCGTGCCCGTCGGCTTCGCCAAGGCGAGCTACGGCGACGACGACACGGACGGCATCCACCCGTGGACGTACGAGGGCCTCGAGGGCCTCGACGCGACCGGCGACGCGCTGCCCGTCCTGTTCGACGAGACCGACGGCATCCCGTTCGAGGCCGTCAACAACACGGCGCCCGACGTCGTGCTCGCCGCGTACTCCGGCCTCACCGAGGAGGACTGGACCACGCTGTCCCAGATCGCGCCCACCGTGTCGTTCCCCGAGTTCGCCTGGGGCACCAACTGGCAGGACATGGCGCTGATCAACGGCGAGGCGCTCGGCCGCAAGGCCGAGGCCCAGGCGCTGGTCGACGACGTCCTCGCGCAGATCGACGACGCCCTGGCCGAGCGCCCCGACGTCGAGGGCACCACCGTGGCGTACACCTGGATCGACCCGGCCGACCCCAGCACCATCGGCGTCTACACCCCGCTCGACGCACGCGTGCAGCTGCTGGACGACCTCGGCATGAGCACCGCGCCGTCGGTCGTCGAGCTCGCCGGCGACACCGACCTGTTCTTCGTCGACCTCGCGGCCGAGCAGGCCGACGTCCTGGCCGACGTCGACATCCTGGTCACCTACGGCGACGAGACGACGCTCGCGACGCTGCAGGCCGACCCGCTGATCGGCAAGATCCCCGCGGTCGCCCGCGGTTCCGTCGCCGTCGTCCCGGACGGCGTGCCGCTCGCGTCGGCCACCTCCGGCCCGACCGTGCTGTCCGTCCCGTGGTCCCTCGACGCGTACCTCGACCTGTTCCAGGCCGCGGCCGAGAAGGTCGGATGA
- a CDS encoding FecCD family ABC transporter permease → MTLVAPPGTPAAPSRVRPASLRRRRVVGLAVCALAVLLAVVASLAFGARVVGWSDVVAGVLHPDTSDIAQAAVQSRVARTVLGLLVGAALGMGGAVLQGLTRNPLADPALLGISSGASLAVVLGIMLLGLSTLQQYVWLAFAGAALASVLVYAIGSLGREGATPLKLALAGAATTAALGSGVSMVLLSRTDVLDTFRFWQVGSIGRASFAEIGQVLPFLVVGTVLAVGCARGMDAIALGDDVAAGLGQRVGLVRAVGGLAAVLLCGTAVAAAGPIGFVGLVMPHLARTFTGPSHRWLLPASAALGAALLLAADVVGRVVARPQEIEVGIVTAVLGAPVFIAIIRRHKVSAL, encoded by the coding sequence ATGACCCTCGTCGCCCCACCCGGGACGCCGGCCGCACCCTCCCGGGTGCGGCCGGCGTCCCTGCGGCGCCGGCGGGTCGTCGGGCTCGCCGTGTGCGCCCTGGCGGTGCTGCTCGCCGTCGTCGCCTCCCTCGCGTTCGGTGCCCGCGTCGTCGGCTGGTCCGACGTCGTCGCCGGCGTGCTGCACCCCGACACCTCCGACATCGCGCAGGCCGCCGTGCAGTCCCGCGTCGCACGCACCGTCCTCGGCCTGCTGGTCGGCGCCGCCCTCGGCATGGGCGGCGCGGTGCTCCAGGGCCTGACGCGCAACCCCCTGGCCGACCCCGCCCTGCTCGGCATCAGCTCGGGCGCGTCGCTCGCGGTCGTCCTCGGCATCATGCTCCTGGGCCTGTCGACGCTCCAGCAGTACGTGTGGCTCGCCTTCGCGGGCGCCGCGCTCGCGTCGGTCCTCGTCTACGCGATCGGGTCGCTGGGCCGCGAGGGCGCGACCCCGCTCAAGCTCGCGCTCGCGGGCGCCGCCACGACCGCCGCCCTCGGGTCCGGCGTCTCGATGGTGCTGCTGTCCCGCACCGACGTCCTCGACACCTTCCGGTTCTGGCAGGTCGGGTCGATCGGCCGTGCGTCGTTCGCCGAGATCGGGCAGGTGCTGCCCTTCCTCGTCGTCGGCACCGTGCTGGCCGTCGGCTGCGCACGCGGCATGGACGCCATCGCGCTCGGGGACGACGTCGCCGCCGGTCTCGGGCAGCGTGTCGGCCTCGTCCGCGCCGTCGGAGGGCTGGCCGCCGTGCTGCTGTGCGGCACCGCGGTCGCCGCCGCCGGACCCATCGGCTTCGTCGGCCTGGTCATGCCGCACCTCGCCCGCACGTTCACCGGCCCCAGCCACCGCTGGCTGCTGCCGGCCTCCGCCGCGCTGGGCGCGGCCCTGCTGCTGGCCGCCGACGTCGTCGGCCGCGTCGTGGCCCGCCCGCAGGAGATCGAGGTCGGCATCGTCACCGCCGTCCTCGGCGCCCCGGTGTTCATCGCGATCATCCGACGGCACAAGGTGAGCGCGCTGTGA
- a CDS encoding FecCD family ABC transporter permease, with protein sequence MTAVLHDRPGAVVARARRARTRRYRTVVAVLALAVLTVAVVALCVGERPSTPAEVLRVLLGEQVPGASFNVGVLRTPRALTAVLVGLAFGMGGVVFQTMLRNPLASPDIIGVSAGSSAAAVLAITVFGLSGAALSVVAVVAGLAVAGAIYALSWRNGVQGARLVLIGIAVGAMLDSVIGYAMTRAGIYDANEALRWLTGSLNSAFWPSVGPLALALAVLLPTLLVLARRLPALQLGDDAAAGLGVRPDRSRLALLIVAVAAIAVATATTGPIAFVAFLAGPIAHRLLRGTGALLVPAGLVGALLVLVGDLVGQHVLGHRFPVGVVTGVLGAPYLLWLLARTNRSGGSL encoded by the coding sequence GTGACCGCCGTGCTGCACGACCGGCCCGGCGCGGTCGTCGCGCGCGCCCGGCGCGCCCGCACGCGGCGGTACCGCACCGTCGTCGCCGTCCTCGCCCTCGCGGTGCTCACCGTCGCCGTCGTCGCGCTGTGCGTCGGCGAGCGCCCGTCCACGCCTGCCGAGGTGCTGCGCGTCCTGCTGGGCGAGCAGGTGCCCGGGGCGTCGTTCAACGTCGGCGTCCTGCGCACGCCGCGCGCCCTGACGGCGGTCCTCGTCGGTCTCGCGTTCGGCATGGGCGGCGTCGTCTTCCAGACGATGCTGCGCAACCCGCTGGCCAGCCCCGACATCATCGGCGTCAGCGCCGGGTCCAGTGCGGCGGCCGTCCTCGCGATCACGGTGTTCGGCCTGTCCGGTGCGGCGCTGTCCGTCGTGGCGGTCGTCGCCGGCCTCGCCGTCGCCGGGGCCATCTACGCGCTGTCGTGGCGCAACGGCGTGCAGGGGGCCCGGCTCGTGCTCATCGGCATCGCGGTGGGCGCCATGCTGGACTCCGTCATCGGCTACGCCATGACGCGCGCCGGCATCTACGACGCCAACGAGGCGCTGCGCTGGCTCACCGGCTCGCTCAACTCGGCCTTCTGGCCGAGCGTCGGACCCCTCGCGCTGGCGCTCGCCGTCCTGCTGCCCACGCTGCTGGTGCTCGCGCGTCGGCTGCCGGCGCTGCAGCTCGGTGACGACGCCGCCGCCGGCCTCGGTGTCCGGCCCGACCGCTCGCGCCTCGCGCTGCTGATCGTCGCCGTCGCCGCGATCGCGGTCGCCACCGCCACGACCGGTCCCATCGCGTTCGTCGCCTTCCTGGCCGGTCCCATCGCGCACCGGCTGCTGCGCGGCACGGGCGCGCTGCTCGTCCCCGCCGGACTCGTCGGTGCGCTCCTCGTGCTCGTCGGGGACCTCGTCGGGCAGCACGTGCTCGGCCACCGGTTCCCCGTCGGCGTCGTCACCGGCGTGCTCGGCGCGCCCTACCTGCTCTGGCTGCTCGCCAGGACCAACCGCTCCGGAGGCTCCCTGTGA
- a CDS encoding ABC transporter ATP-binding protein, which produces MTDSPAAHTLAVEAVTVGYDDRVVVHDMTLAIAPGAITAIVGANGCGKSTLLRAMARLLPVRSGRVLLDGVPIDSIPTRQVAGVLGLLPQSPVCPEGIAVADLVGRGRYPHQGWFRRWTAQDDAVVEQALVATDILDLADRPVDELSGGQRQRVWIAMALAQQTDVLLLDEPTTFLDVAHQVDVLDLLADLNRRHGTTIVMVLHDLNLAARYADSLVALTDGRLYAQGDPTDVVTEQMVRDVFGMTARVIPDPVSGTPLVLPVGRHRTGRIAQPTDEGTVVAPPVERPVAQPVL; this is translated from the coding sequence GTGACGGACTCCCCCGCCGCCCACACCCTCGCCGTGGAGGCCGTGACCGTCGGGTACGACGACCGGGTCGTCGTGCACGACATGACGCTCGCGATCGCACCGGGTGCGATCACGGCGATCGTCGGCGCCAACGGCTGCGGCAAGTCCACGCTGCTGCGGGCGATGGCGCGGCTGCTGCCGGTGCGCAGCGGGCGGGTCCTGCTCGACGGCGTCCCGATCGACTCGATCCCCACGCGGCAGGTCGCAGGCGTGCTGGGCCTGCTGCCGCAGTCGCCGGTCTGCCCCGAGGGCATCGCGGTCGCCGACCTCGTGGGGCGCGGGCGGTACCCGCACCAGGGGTGGTTCCGCCGCTGGACCGCGCAGGACGACGCGGTCGTCGAGCAGGCGCTGGTCGCGACCGACATCCTCGATCTCGCGGACCGGCCCGTCGACGAGCTCTCCGGCGGGCAGCGCCAGCGCGTGTGGATCGCGATGGCGCTCGCGCAGCAGACGGACGTGCTGCTGCTCGACGAGCCCACGACGTTCCTCGACGTCGCGCACCAGGTCGACGTCCTGGACCTGCTCGCCGACCTCAACCGCCGCCACGGCACGACGATCGTCATGGTCCTGCACGACCTCAACCTCGCCGCCCGCTACGCCGACAGCCTCGTCGCGCTCACCGACGGCCGCCTGTACGCGCAGGGCGACCCGACCGACGTCGTCACCGAGCAGATGGTCCGCGACGTGTTCGGCATGACGGCGCGCGTCATCCCCGACCCGGTCAGCGGCACCCCGCTGGTGCTGCCCGTCGGCCGCCACCGCACGGGACGGATCGCCCAGCCGACGGACGAGGGCACCGTCGTCGCACCGCCCGTCGAGCGACCTGTGGCGCAACCCGTTCTCTGA
- a CDS encoding nucleotidyltransferase domain-containing protein, with protein MEGPVLYRLYRVMGPQTVGEIHKRAGVGSLSGVRGAIDRLVAQGLAVSHPVGKVVGFTLNRDHVAYPAVKALFEAYDPYREFSRRLHDLVAGHVGDVPDLVVAVFGSVARRSATVTSDVDIIVMTPDDPPWDDDRALALSTGLAWEVRRWTGNEPQIVEMSRRQLLSAARERDPLVESLRADADTVVGEDLRQLLDREVPR; from the coding sequence ATGGAGGGCCCGGTTCTGTACCGCCTGTACCGCGTGATGGGACCTCAGACCGTCGGAGAGATCCACAAGCGCGCCGGTGTCGGCTCCCTCAGCGGTGTCCGCGGCGCGATCGACCGCCTGGTCGCGCAGGGCCTCGCGGTCTCACACCCGGTCGGCAAGGTCGTCGGATTCACGCTCAACCGGGACCACGTGGCCTACCCAGCGGTGAAGGCCCTCTTCGAGGCGTACGACCCTTACCGTGAGTTCTCGCGACGGCTCCACGACCTCGTCGCTGGCCACGTGGGCGACGTCCCAGACCTCGTCGTCGCCGTCTTCGGCTCGGTCGCGCGACGCTCGGCGACCGTGACCTCGGATGTCGACATCATCGTCATGACACCAGACGATCCGCCGTGGGACGACGACCGCGCCCTGGCGCTCAGCACCGGCCTGGCGTGGGAGGTACGACGCTGGACCGGCAACGAGCCGCAGATCGTGGAGATGTCCCGCCGTCAGCTGCTGAGCGCTGCCCGTGAGCGCGACCCGCTCGTCGAGTCCCTCCGGGCCGACGCCGACACCGTCGTCGGCGAGGACCTGCGCCAGCTCCTCGACCGCGAGGTCCCCCGGTGA
- a CDS encoding GuaB3 family IMP dehydrogenase-related protein, translated as MTSDIEIGRGKRGRRAYSFDDIAVVPSRRTRDPEEVSIGWQIDAYHFDLPVLAAPMDSVMSPATAVALGRAGGLGVLDLEGLWTRYEDPTGLLEEIASLDAPRATARMQEIYAAPIQPELIRARLQEIRDAGVVVAGALSPQRTQEHWRAVVDAGVDLFLIRGTTVSAEHVSGRAEPLNLKRFIYELDVPVIVGGASTYTAALHLMRTGAAGVLVGFGGGAAHTTRVSLGIHAPMATAVADVAAARRDYLDESGGRYVHVIADGGVGRSGDLVKAVACGADAVMLGAALARASDAPGRGFHWGPEAHHPQLPRGERVSVGTVGTLEQILFGPGHTADGTLNLVGALRRAMATTGYSDLKEFQRIEVVVSPYQPF; from the coding sequence GTGACCAGCGACATCGAGATCGGGCGCGGCAAGCGGGGGCGCCGGGCGTACTCCTTCGACGACATCGCGGTCGTGCCCTCACGGCGCACGCGCGACCCGGAGGAGGTGTCGATCGGCTGGCAGATCGACGCGTACCACTTCGACCTGCCGGTGCTGGCCGCACCCATGGACTCGGTGATGAGCCCCGCGACGGCCGTCGCGCTGGGCCGGGCCGGCGGGCTCGGCGTCCTGGACCTCGAGGGCCTGTGGACGCGGTACGAGGACCCGACGGGCCTGCTCGAGGAGATCGCGTCGCTCGACGCGCCGCGTGCGACCGCCCGCATGCAGGAGATCTACGCCGCACCGATCCAGCCCGAGCTGATCCGGGCGCGCCTGCAGGAGATCCGTGACGCCGGTGTCGTGGTCGCCGGTGCCCTCAGCCCGCAGCGCACGCAGGAGCACTGGCGGGCCGTCGTGGACGCGGGCGTCGACCTGTTCCTCATCCGCGGGACCACGGTGTCGGCCGAGCACGTCTCCGGTCGTGCCGAGCCGCTGAACCTCAAGCGCTTCATCTACGAGCTCGACGTGCCCGTCATCGTCGGGGGCGCGTCGACGTACACCGCGGCGCTGCACCTCATGCGCACGGGTGCCGCGGGCGTCCTCGTCGGGTTCGGCGGCGGCGCGGCGCACACCACGCGCGTGTCGCTCGGCATCCACGCCCCGATGGCCACGGCCGTCGCCGACGTCGCGGCGGCCCGGCGCGACTACCTCGACGAGTCCGGCGGGCGGTACGTGCACGTCATCGCCGACGGCGGCGTCGGGCGCTCGGGCGACCTGGTCAAGGCCGTCGCCTGCGGTGCGGACGCGGTGATGCTGGGTGCCGCACTGGCCCGCGCGTCGGACGCCCCCGGCCGGGGCTTCCACTGGGGACCCGAGGCGCACCACCCGCAGCTGCCGCGCGGCGAGCGCGTCTCGGTCGGCACGGTCGGCACGCTCGAGCAGATCCTGTTCGGCCCCGGCCACACCGCCGACGGCACCCTCAACCTCGTCGGCGCCCTGCGTCGCGCGATGGCGACCACCGGGTACTCCGACCTCAAGGAGTTCCAGCGCATCGAGGTCGTCGTCTCCCCGTACCAGCCGTTCTGA
- the guaB gene encoding IMP dehydrogenase yields the protein MTAPESPTSAPGDPFARVGLTYDDVLLLPGETDVIPSEVDTSSRLTREITVRVPLVSAAMDTVTESRMAVAMARQGGVGILHRNLSIVDQAHQVDVVKRSESGMVSDPVTVGPDATLAELDALCGTYRVSGLPVVDDTRRLLGIITNRDLRFVPAAEFATRRVRDEMTSMPLVTAPVGIARADAAALLAKHKVEKLPLVDEHGRLAGLITVKDFVKSEQYPHATKDADGRLVVGAAIGFFGDAWERASALVEAGVDVLVVDTANGHARLMLDMVRRLKSDPATRHVQVIGGNVATRPGAQALVDAGVDAVKVGVGPGSICTTRVVAGVGVPQVTAIYDAARVCQPAGVPVIGDGGLQYSGDIAKALVAGADTVMLGSLLAGCDESPGDLVFVNGKQFKHYRGMGSLGAMASRGRVSYSKDRYFQADVTTDEKIVPEGIEGQVPYRGPLSAVAHQLVGGLQQSMFYVGAHTIEELQQRGQFIRITPAGLKESHPHDIQMTVEAPNYTGR from the coding sequence ATGACGGCGCCCGAGTCACCCACGTCTGCTCCTGGAGACCCGTTCGCGCGGGTCGGGCTCACCTACGACGACGTCCTGCTGCTCCCCGGCGAGACGGACGTCATCCCCTCCGAGGTCGACACCAGCTCGCGTCTCACGCGCGAGATCACCGTCCGGGTACCGCTGGTCTCGGCTGCCATGGACACCGTCACGGAGTCGCGCATGGCGGTCGCGATGGCGCGCCAGGGCGGCGTCGGCATCCTGCACCGCAACCTGTCGATCGTCGACCAGGCGCACCAGGTCGACGTCGTGAAGCGCTCCGAGTCCGGCATGGTCTCCGACCCCGTGACCGTGGGCCCCGACGCGACGCTCGCCGAGCTCGACGCGCTGTGCGGCACGTACCGCGTCTCCGGGCTGCCCGTCGTCGACGACACCCGTCGCCTCCTGGGCATCATCACCAACCGCGACCTGCGCTTCGTGCCCGCCGCGGAGTTCGCCACCCGCCGCGTGCGCGACGAGATGACGTCGATGCCGCTGGTCACCGCGCCCGTCGGGATCGCGCGCGCGGACGCCGCGGCGCTGCTCGCCAAGCACAAGGTCGAGAAGCTGCCGCTCGTGGACGAGCACGGCCGGCTGGCCGGGCTCATCACCGTCAAGGACTTCGTGAAGTCCGAGCAGTACCCGCACGCGACGAAGGACGCCGACGGGCGCCTCGTGGTCGGGGCGGCGATCGGGTTCTTCGGTGACGCCTGGGAGCGCGCGTCCGCCCTCGTCGAGGCGGGCGTCGACGTGCTGGTCGTCGACACCGCGAACGGCCACGCCCGGCTCATGCTCGACATGGTGCGGCGCCTGAAGTCCGACCCGGCGACCCGGCACGTCCAGGTCATCGGCGGCAACGTCGCGACTCGGCCGGGCGCGCAGGCGCTCGTCGACGCGGGCGTCGACGCCGTCAAGGTCGGCGTCGGCCCGGGCTCGATCTGCACGACGCGCGTCGTCGCGGGAGTCGGCGTGCCGCAGGTCACCGCGATCTACGACGCCGCCCGGGTGTGCCAGCCGGCGGGCGTGCCGGTCATCGGCGACGGCGGCCTGCAGTACTCGGGGGACATCGCCAAGGCGCTGGTCGCGGGCGCGGACACCGTCATGCTCGGCTCGCTGCTCGCGGGCTGCGACGAGTCGCCCGGTGACCTCGTGTTCGTCAACGGCAAGCAGTTCAAGCACTACCGCGGCATGGGGTCGCTCGGGGCGATGGCGTCCCGGGGGCGCGTGTCGTACTCCAAGGACCGGTACTTCCAGGCCGACGTGACGACGGACGAGAAGATCGTGCCCGAGGGCATCGAGGGCCAGGTGCCGTACCGCGGCCCGCTGTCGGCCGTCGCGCACCAGCTCGTCGGCGGGCTGCAGCAGTCGATGTTCTACGTCGGCGCGCACACGATCGAGGAGCTGCAGCAGCGCGGGCAGTTCATCCGGATCACGCCGGCGGGACTCAAGGAGTCCCACCCGCACGACATCCAGATGACGGTCGAGGCGCCCAACTACACGGGCCGCTGA
- a CDS encoding response regulator transcription factor — MAGVVVCHGSATVRERLVVTSIGVPSLAPVRAAATADELLALARRIAPTVVLLDAHLPGAGPAEAIRRLRAVAPSAAVVLLAGPEDGEALDRALALGARGFLAPDVGRAELAAVAAHVQASPVSSAPPGTAGVPHPASPLQESHAPRADAGVGSRPSEPTPVLTKREIEVLIGMSNGRSNAQIGQELFLSEDTVKTHARRLFRKLGASDRAQAVAIGLRRGIID; from the coding sequence ATGGCTGGAGTCGTGGTCTGCCACGGCTCGGCGACCGTGCGCGAGCGGCTCGTCGTGACATCGATCGGTGTGCCGTCACTGGCACCCGTCCGTGCCGCTGCGACGGCGGACGAGCTGCTGGCGCTCGCCCGACGCATCGCTCCCACCGTCGTCCTGCTGGACGCGCACCTGCCCGGTGCCGGGCCCGCGGAGGCGATCCGTCGGCTGCGCGCCGTCGCACCGTCCGCCGCGGTCGTCCTGCTGGCCGGGCCCGAGGACGGTGAGGCGCTCGACCGCGCCCTCGCCCTCGGCGCACGCGGCTTCCTCGCCCCCGACGTGGGACGCGCCGAGCTCGCGGCGGTCGCCGCGCACGTGCAGGCCAGCCCCGTCTCGTCCGCGCCCCCGGGCACGGCGGGTGTCCCGCACCCGGCGTCACCGCTGCAGGAGTCCCACGCACCGCGCGCCGACGCCGGCGTCGGGTCGCGACCCAGCGAGCCCACGCCCGTGCTGACCAAGCGCGAGATCGAGGTGCTCATCGGGATGAGCAACGGGCGGTCCAACGCGCAGATCGGCCAGGAGCTGTTCCTCTCGGAGGACACGGTCAAGACGCACGCGCGCCGGCTCTTCCGCAAGCTCGGTGCGTCCGACCGCGCCCAGGCCGTCGCCATCGGGCTGCGTCGGGGCATCATCGACTGA